A window of Vanessa atalanta unplaced genomic scaffold, ilVanAtal1.2, whole genome shotgun sequence genomic DNA:
acctaacctaacctaacctaacctaacctaacctaacctaacctaacctaacctaacctaacctaacctaacctaacctaacctaacctaacctaacctaacctaacctaacctaacctaacctaacctaacctaacctaacctaacctaacctaacctaacctaacctaacctaacctaacctaacctaacctaacctaacctaacctaacctaacctaacctaacctaacctaacctaacctaacctaacctaacctaacctaacctaacctaacctaacctaacctaacctaacctaacctaacctaacctaacctaacctaacctaacctaacctaacctaacctaacctaacctaacctaacctaacctaacctaacctaacctaacctaacctaacctaacctaacctaacctaacctaacctaacctaacctaacctaacctaacctaacctaacctaacctaacctaacctaacctaacctaacctaacctaacctaacctaacctaacctaacctaacctaacctaacctaacctaacctaacctaacctaacctaacctaacctaacctaacctaacctaacctaacctaacctaacctaacctaacctaacctaacctaacctaacctaacctaacctaacctaacctaacctaaccaaacctaacctaacctaacctaacctaacctaacctaacctaacctaacctaacctaacctaacctaacctaacctaacctaacctaacctaacctaacctaacctaacaacctaacctaacctaacctaacctaacctaacctaacctaacctaacctaacctaacctaacctaacctaacctaacctaacctaacctaacctaacctaacctaacctaacctaacctaacctaacctaacctaacctaacctaacctaacctaacctaacctaacctgacctaacctaacctaacctaacctaacctaacctaacctaacctaacctaacctaacctaacctaacctaacctaacctaacctaacctaacctaacctaacctaacctaacctaacctaacctaacctaacctaacctaacctaacctaacctaacctaacctaacctaacctaacctaacctaacctaacctaacctaacctaacctaacctaacctaacctaacctaacctaacctaacctaacctaacctaacctaacctaacctaacctaactaacctaacctaacctaacctaacctaacctaacctaacctaacctaacctaacctaacctaacctaacctaacctaacctaacctaacctaacctaacctaacctaacctaaccaacctaacctaacctaacctaacctaacctaacctaacctaacctaacctaacctaacctaacctaacctaacctaacctaacctaacctaacctaacctaacctaacctaacctaacctaacctaacctaacctaacctaacctaacctaacctaacctaacctaacctaacctaacctaacctaacctaacctaacctaacctaacctaacctaacctaacctaacctaacctaacctaacctaacctaacctaacctaacctaacctaacctaacctaacctaacctaacctaacctaacctaacctaacctaacctaacctaacctaacctaacctaacctaacctaacctaacctaacctaacctaacctaacctaacctaacctaacctaacttaacctacctaacctaacctaacctaacctaacctaacctaacctaacctaacctaacctaacctaacctaacctaacctaacctaacctaacctaacctaacctaacctaacctaacctaacctaacctaacctaacctaacctaacctaacctaacctaacctaacctaacctaacctaacctaacctaacctaacctaacctaacctaacctaacctaacctaacctaacctaacctaacctaacctaacctaacctaacctaacctaacctaacctaacctaacctaacctaacctaacctaacctaacctaacctaacctaacctaacctaacctaacctaacctaacctaacctaacctaacctaacctaacctaacctaacctaacctaacctaacctaacctaacctaacctaacctaacctaacctaacctaacctaacctaacctaacctaacctaacctaacctaacctaacctaacctaacctaacctaacctaacctaacctaacctaacctaacctaacctaacctaacctaacctaacctatcctaacctaacctaacctaacctaacctaacctaacctaacctaacctaacctaacctaacctaacctaacctaacctaacctaacctaacctaacctaacctaacctaacctaacctaacctaacctaacctaacctaacctaacctaacctaacctaacctaacctaacctaacctaacctaacctaacctaacctaacctaacctaacctaacctaacctaacctaacctaacctaacctaacctaacctaacctaacctaacctaacctaacctaacctaacctaacctaacctaacctaacctaacctaacctaacctaacctaacctaacctaacctaacctaacctaacctaacctaacctaacctaacctaacctaacctaacctaacctaacctaacctaacctaacctaacctaacctaacctaacctaacctaacctaacctaacctaacctaacctaacctaacctaacctaacctaacctaacctaacctaacctaacctaacctaacctaacctaacctaacctaacctaacctaacctaacctaacctaacctaacctaacctaacctatcctaacctaacctaacctaacctaacctaacctaacctaacctaacctaacctaacctaacctaacctaacctaacctaacctaacctaacctaacctaacctaacctaacctaacctaacctaacctaacctaacctaacctaacctaacctaacctaacctaacctaacctaacctaacctaacctaacctaacctaacctaacctaacctaacctaacctaacctaacctaacctaacctaacctaacctaacctaacctaacctaacctaacctaacctaacctaacctaacctaacctaacctaacctaacctaacctaacctaacctaacctaacctaacctaacctaacctaacctaacctaacctaacctaacctaacctaaccttttttttttttttttttttttttttctcgctggaaaaacgcgttacgcgcttcccccacgtgatggaaggtgggggggtgtgtgggactccccggagccctggacgccgagtgcgcccaggtacgccgggtttacccactaaaaaaccagcggtaccctctccgtctttcggcgggcgccacgggatcgcttgcgcatgctaccgtgacgccctgacggtcggcccgcctatgcgggcctccaacacctagagggggttctcggggtactgagaccccccctagtccctgcgacgcctattgaggcggggggagaaggtgcgcgtagcgcttcttcctcctccccggtcgtcttcggcggagcgggtctgcagcggcatcctcttcccgctcccgctccgcggcttccttctgcgacatcacgctttcgcagaaggagcgcatctccgaccaacacgtctcactaccgagcatttcgttgacgatgctcggcagcgagaggtctccgcccatagtcgccgcaagggtgtgcctctggggcccccacgcagcacactcactcagggtgtggtgcgccgtgtcgactggcgcaccacactcgtggcaggagggtgacacctcccgccgcgctatcccgtgcaggtacttaccgaagcatccgtgcccggtaagtacctgcgtcatcctgaaggtgagtgtgcccttcttcctctcgacccagcgactcaagtggggccggatcgcctccactgtcgccaggcccgccgtgggtgaccccagatcctcctgccatcgggcgatcagggctcgctgggctagagccctgatccgcccgacctccgccgaccctggacggtcgccgcggttcctcgcctcgacccggaaccggtacacttccgcgagcacctccgcctggagctcccagggcggatcgcccgcgagaagtgtcgccgcagcccacgacaccgtacggtaccctctgatgcctctcaccgctatgaccctctgcggcttacgcagcagggcccggttgtcagcggtgagggcgtcgacccagatcggggcaccgtacagcgccatcgacctcactacaccggaatatagacgccggcatagcgatcccggcccccccacattcggaaggaggcggccgagagcggcggcggcgttgatgagcctcgggccgagatggacaaaatgctgcccgaagctccatcgaccgtccaggatgaggcccagatacttcatctgggcctgcaccttgatcaccgtcccccggacggtgatactcgcccctcgtgggggtccttgccgtggaccgtggaacaggagggcctccgttttggatatggagaccctcaagcccagcattcccatacggtccacggtgagagccgttccgacctcggcgaggcgtgccgcctcccgaaagtcccgcccagtcgccgtgacgagagtgtcgtcagcgtagcacaacacccccatcccgggaaggacgggagctcgcaggagccagtcgaaaccgacgttccacaggattgggccgagaaccgacccctgtggaacgccgcagcctacccgacgccggaccagcctcccatcgacccccgcccagaggacctccctgtcctggaggtacgcctccagcagcctcctgagataggtcggcaccccatggtatcggagtgcctcccgtatcgtctcgaaagggagactgttgaaggcgttcgccacgtcgagcgaaaccgccaggacgacttgcccccgggccaccgcttccgtcgtccgagtcttcagggcgtccagggcgtcgaccgtcgaccggcccgccctgaacccgtactgagcctctgagagacccggaccgacctcctcgaggtgctgaacgagacgggctgcgaggaccttctcgaagagtttgcccgtctcgttcagcagcactattggcctgtatgccgaaggggaatccatcggccgaccttccttcggcaacaggaccaactttccttccttccaaggcttcggaaactgcccgctgcacaggcactcgtcgaacagctcccgaagccttgcacccaggaattccagggcgtcgcacagaacacgccctggaaccccgtccggacccggcgccgtgttcttggccctcaagcggccgagggccatctccatctcccgctccgtgatcagtggtggagccactgcgtcttcgatcacggagcggggggccatctgcggagggacatgctcgcctggatggggaaagagttccccgaccaggcgcaggaggagttccggcggcagcgtctcagtgacgggggcgccttgagtgcggaactttccgcgtacgccgcggtacgggcgcccccacgggtctcgattgagacccgccagaagctcctccctggccttctccttggccttgcttatcgccagctgcagatcttttttcaactggcgataagcgtccagcatctgtccctccaggtccgtgtcgaggccgttgcgccttcgacagcggacgtaggccctccgcgcccggcagcacgtcgcccgaaggtcggcgatttcgggcgaccaccaatagacgtgccggcgcggaaccctgcgccgggtccgaggcatggccgcatcgcagacctccttgagcgaactgcgcatgcggcccgccagctcctctgcgctggcgccctccgtcctccccgcggaaccccaccgctgcacgatggcggcctccttgaccagctctcgatcgacctggccgagagaccacctcggcagcgtagtcggcaccctctggggttccgccggcctgctagaggtggagatctcgaatcggatgtaccggtgatccgatagagtctccacctcctcctccactctccagtcgaccactctgcgtgcaacgacaggggtggcgaacgaaacgtccaccacggaacccccctgatgtcgcacgcaggtgtgaacctgccccctgtttagaagggacaggtcggagagcagggcccacacctggacggccctccctcgcggattcgtggcggggttgccccaggcacgcgactttgcgtttaagtcgccgagaaccagtatcggtttcggcgactgcctggccaccgcagctctgactaagccgaggtaagtctcgaactcagccaggctgcgattaggggagaagtacgtaccgacgacgacgtactccccccaccccaccactacgtagcccgagcccctctcgatgagtgagaggggggggcccgttccgctcctcgtgagaaccgccacggtgtcgtccgagtcccccagccagtgaggtaggggagggacgaagtagggctcgcaggccaccgccaggtctacctgccactccgccatggactgcagcagaaggtcctgcgctccggcggagtggttcacgttcgattgtaggaagctcaggtgtgctggcatacttgattcttctgagcttcctccgtagcctggcggctttcctcgcgcggggcggtcctggttccttggaccgctttacccttcgtgatgggggggttgcaatccctggcccccatcaggtgccccgaaggcttgccggcctctgcgcagaccgcgcagcgcatcttggccgtgcattccgctgacttgtggccgtccgagccacagcggtagcacaggcctcccctctccgccttcgacgggcagagcgcccgtgtatggccaaggcccatacacttgtagcagcgcatagggcgctgctccacgacggccaccttggccgagctccacccgaCGAGGAGGCGACCGGCAGCGGCCAGCTTCTTCGCTGCCGTGAGGGGGCAGGTGACGCGGACCATCCCCATATAGCCGGGTCCGCGCTGCATCACTCCGCACTTCACCGCCCCGGAGGAGCAGTCACCGGCGTGCGCGATCGCCGCGGCCAGTTTCTCCAAGGTGACGGAGTCGTCGAGCCCCGTCACCTTCAGGTCGGCCTTCTTGACCGGGCGCACTACGTCAGCGACCCCGTCGAGAACTGTGCGGAGCTTCGCCGCCAACCTATCGGCCTGCTCCGCTTGGGCTTTCGGCAGCTCGAGAGCCCTGGCTCCGGTCGCCGTGCGTCGCACCTTCAGCCCACCGCTGATTCCTAGGTCCTGGAGCTTGACACTTTGCTCCGCTCTCTCCAGGACCTGCGCGTAGGTGACGCCCTTTCCTACTGCTTCCGGCTGCAACGTGAGAACGATTGCAGCCGAGCGAGGGGTGGCCAGCTTCGATTTGGCTGGCTGGGGCGTTTTCGGCAGCGTCTTAGCGTCGGAAGAGGTGGTCTTGCTCCCCTTCCTGCCCTTCTTCACCACCGTGGACCAGGACGTCTCCTGGTTCGGTGGTGTTTGGGACGTCGCCGGTGCCGGTGCGCTCGGTAGGCAAGCGGTGGGCTTGGTCTGAGCAGCCAGAGCAGCCGCCTTCCTAGGCTTGGCTGGGGCTCCCACACCCCCGTCCTGGCGGGCCGTCGAGATAGACGGCGGTGGACCCTGCGACATCTGCGTTTTATCTGCCGCGGAGGGAGGTCGCTGCATCCTCGCCGGGAGGCGCTCCTCCAGGCCCGCCAATTGGTCCTTCATCGCCGCGCCGATCGACGTGACGATGAAGTCCTTGAGCTCCTCCATCGAAGGAGCGCCTCGCGGGGTGTTGGCCGCCTCGGTCGCCGCTGCCACCGTGGTACGCATCTCCGCGTACTCACGGCGGTGGGCCTTTAGCTCCGCCTTGAGGGAGTCAATCTCCCTGCGCATACGACTGTTATCCGCACGGAGGTTACGGGCTTCGTCGGCCTCCGTCCGGGACGCCAGAGCTTCGACGACGCCTTCCAGAGAGGCCGCTGCGTCCTTCAGCCTCTTGATGAAGCCTCCTTTGAGGTTGGAGGACTTCAGCGCGACCTCTCTAATCTCGCGTGCACTGCGGCCAGCCTCCGCGCGGAGCTCCTCGTTGCTCTGGAGGGCCGGATCCACCTTGGCTAACGAAGCAGCTTCTTCAAGCTCGGGAACGACCACAGGCGTTTTTTTGAACGCCCTGCTTCTGAGGGTCCGCTCGAAAGCGAGCTCTCTCTCCTCATCTTCTTTGGCTTTGAGCTCTATTCTTGCTCGACTGAGCCCACTTTTCTTAGGCTTGCCGCGGCGGTCGGCAGCAGGTCCCGCCATGTCGGAGCCTGAGTCGGATTCGACGAACCGGACCGAGGCATCCGACGCTGTCTCCATATCCGTATCCATATTGCAAAAGCAGCTAAAAGGCAGCTTCCCTCAGGAAGTACGTGGCTGAGGGTGGCTCTAAGGCATCATTTATGATCCCCAGAGCCTAGGCTTAcagaattaacaataaaaaattttttcttaattttgaccctccctgttctatatatatattacagggcGGGTGGGAGGGcacaatttttcggttttcgaccgataactctcgaacggataggccgatccgggagattgagatgtcaacggatgcagagcagagggccccacaatcgcgccgaacacggaaaaaagatcgaaacaataataaaaaagatataaacgaaaaacttaaaaatagcttaaaaacagacaaaaacgggagatataagtaggttaaaagtggaataataattttaatagtgagaactgagtgaggtatttttttcagatttttacgacaataaatggagaaaaaattttgaaaaatgtacttccaacctaacctaacctaacctaacctaacctaacctaacctaacctaacctaacctaacctaacctaacctaacctaacctaacctaacctaacctaacctaacctaacctaacctaacctaacctaacctaacctaacctaacctaacctaacctaacctaacctaacctaacctaacctaacctaacctaacctaacctaacctaacctaacctaacctaacctaacctaacctaacctaacctaacctaacctaacctaacctaacctaacctaacctaacctaacctaacctaacctaacctaacctaacctaacctaacctaacctaacctaacctaacctaacctaacctaacctaacctaacctaacctaacctaacctaacct
This region includes:
- the LOC125076706 gene encoding uncharacterized protein LOC125076706, with product MDTDMETASDASVRFVESDSGSDMAGPAADRRGKPKKSGLSRARIELKAKEDEERELAFERTLRSRAFKKTPVVVPELEEAASLAKVDPALQSNEELRAEAGRSAREIREVALKSSNLKGGFIKRLKDAAASLEGVVEALASRTEADEARNLRADNSRMRREIDSLKAELKAHRREYAEMRTTVAAATEAANTPRGAPSMEELKDFIVTSIGAAMKDQLAGLEERLPARMQRPPSAADKTQMSQGPPPSISTARQDGGVGAPAKPRKAAALAAQTKPTACLPSAPAPATSQTPPNQETSWSTVVKKGRKGSKTTSSDAKTLPKTPQPAKSKLATPRSAAIVLTLQPEAVGKGVTYAQVLERAEQSVKLQDLGISGGLKVRRTATGARALELPKAQAEQADRLAAKLRTVLDGVADVVRPVKKADLKVTGLDDSVTLEKLAAAIAHAGDCSSGAVKCGVMQRGPGYMGMVRVTCPLTAAKKLAAAGRLLVGWSSAK